One window from the genome of Lentibacillus daqui encodes:
- a CDS encoding serine hydrolase: MKIIIHTLTILLILIIVFITFGFVVSRHNLKKNKYDLLNYLKNHKEILSITLKENGQDTLAINPNKKIPLASTLKIIIAFNFVKCAMNNKFSVVDKVRLSELEKLYIKDTDGGAHSNWKKSINSPTEVSLLEVAKGMMQFSSNACTDFLIDKIGVDVINKSIEALQLNHDKITYLTPSVLIPGYLSDKRKLAINKIAAMNKQSYQNLSSELFEKMKADESGYLEKKATKMLDQKMQLLITNKMASSTTKQYADLMYKLGNELLTEEEKEIFSEILIGKSIKSNYDDYLWYKGGSTLFVLTSALYKESQNTTLSFSLFIKDDTGGELYWIRNIFNDFVISVATDAEFRKKVREMAN, translated from the coding sequence ATGAAAATTATTATACATACTCTAACAATATTATTAATACTTATCATTGTCTTTATCACTTTTGGATTCGTAGTAAGCAGGCACAATCTAAAGAAAAATAAGTACGACTTATTAAATTACCTTAAAAATCATAAGGAAATACTATCTATAACCCTGAAAGAAAATGGACAAGATACTTTGGCTATAAATCCAAATAAAAAAATTCCATTAGCAAGTACATTGAAAATAATAATAGCGTTTAATTTTGTTAAATGCGCGATGAATAATAAGTTTTCAGTCGTTGACAAAGTAAGGTTAAGTGAACTTGAAAAACTCTATATTAAAGATACAGATGGAGGAGCCCATTCCAATTGGAAAAAGTCCATAAATTCTCCTACTGAAGTATCTTTGTTGGAGGTAGCAAAAGGGATGATGCAATTTAGTTCTAATGCCTGTACGGACTTTTTAATAGATAAAATAGGAGTAGACGTTATTAATAAAAGTATCGAGGCACTTCAGTTAAATCACGATAAAATAACTTATTTAACTCCATCTGTCTTAATACCAGGGTATTTATCCGATAAACGTAAACTAGCTATAAACAAGATAGCAGCGATGAATAAGCAATCGTATCAGAATTTATCAAGTGAATTATTCGAGAAAATGAAAGCAGATGAAAGTGGTTATCTTGAAAAAAAAGCGACTAAAATGCTAGATCAGAAAATGCAGCTTCTAATTACGAATAAGATGGCGTCATCAACTACAAAACAATATGCCGACCTAATGTATAAGTTGGGAAATGAACTCTTAACCGAAGAGGAAAAAGAGATATTTAGTGAAATATTAATAGGCAAAAGCATAAAGAGTAACTATGATGACTATCTTTGGTATAAAGGTGGATCTACTTTATTTGTTTTAACTTCTGCACTGTACAAGGAATCTCAAAATACAACGCTGTCTTTTTCCTTATTTATCAAGGATGATACAGGTGGAGAACTATACTGGATAAGAAATATATTCAATGATTTTGTTATAAGTGTTGCCACAGATGCAGAGTTTAGAAAAAAGGTAAGGGAAATGGCAAACTAA